The following proteins are co-located in the Colletotrichum lupini chromosome 4, complete sequence genome:
- a CDS encoding RFX DNA-binding domain-containing protein, with product MTGLSHHPPKTFPTSTLCSWSCSPPTTSFKISTLTTAHRALQGCRDSGLLSRPRRFFFFPHPFVLARRTLTSSLFGNGVLHDPCVFIAKQQHHILTELTDNDQWITALRAKKRPQSRASTASVHSISTQPTMEQQQFADAPELYSAQWVNNDQRQQRSLAPASRITPEEMMLHAAATQMQNAREYSMPPGMNASMSQSSAHMGHSMSFQQHPMQRHPLPSESFANNSFTDDSQMIDRDEDGDSLVGAMGMQKSSSARSSANNELEMRHLFNANKHRGLQDVAGELHGNERGPNSERTRQVFAMLWINSVCTKGKGSVPRGRVYANYASRCATERITVLNPASFGKLVRVLFPGLKTRRLGVRGESKYHYVNFCLVDDQPDLREPEPHIPLAISEPPRSQSFSAAPVKAQPAAAVLPSPDAAKRPESPAQATHHTSRSHSFYSHPNVTSADHLNSSASKTSLQFSFPSEADELLLQSNEPLALPRMEPFLPSGTDPDAAKSLSALYRSHCTSLVECVRYCKEKTFFHLYTSFQGTLTMPVQKLLGHPSLAPWIEECDFILYQRMLRIISGLTLQVVPKPVLDTLRGISERLVPHIREAFQGQPHHVIRAKEAPATIFAALLDRALRVNLTAHAAANMLSNPANRDQMYLDWITMVRVRKVAECVPTRGMDDLVNLLVTELRDLLSPMNVPWEVECLTVYGDIALRNGRQPGAESAGDPNGQNVLERWVGFLKSLPIRFPYASHTEIVYAVQRVGTAVMRDLTMAQGKSFGSWWVTKCWIDEMTCFLAEQGGFLQMKTSGASAAMANPQSAAQESNRQGSRFSAGSEDFNFSSLPQAQPDKAPFPPSTSQGQVDSADMSAGNNPDDSGIGIRTPEEDFPMDKYTFSHSEVNQALLANAELQQ from the exons ATGACTGGCCTTTCTCATCAC CCTCCCAAAACATTTCCCACATCCACACTCTGCTCCTGGTCCTGCTCTCCCCCGACCACGTCCTTTAAGATCTCGACGCTCACCACGGCGCACCGCGCTCTTCAAGGCTGCAGGGATTCCGGATTACTCTCACGACCTCGacgcttcttcttctttcctcACCCATTTGTCCTTGCTCGGCGCACGTTGACTTCTTCATTGTTTGGAAACGGCGTCCTGCATGATCCGTGTGTTTTCATCGCAAAACAACAACATCACATCCTCACCGAGCTGACAGACAACGACCAATGGATCACG GCCCTCAGGGCGAAGAAGAGACCTCAGTCTCGGGCCTCGACTGCTTCGGTTCACAGCATCTCAACGCAGCCTACTATGGAGCAACAACAGTTTGCCGACGCGCCTGAACTGTACTCGGCACAATGGGTCAACAACGACCAAAGACAGCAGAGAAGCCTCGCTCCCGCGTCGCGGATCACACCAGAGGAGATGATGCTTCATGCAGCTGCTACCCAGATGCAGAACGCCCGCGAATACTCGATGCCGCCCGGAATGAATGCCTCCATGAGCCAGTCCAGTGCTCACATGGGCCACTCAATGTCTTTTCAGCAACATCCCATGCAAAGACACCCTTTGCCTTCCGAAAGTTTTGCCAATAACAGCTTCACCGACGACAGCCAAATGATAGATCGTGATGAGGACGGCGATTCTTTGGTTGGAGCTATGGGCATGCAGAAATCTAGTTCCGCCAGATCCAGTGCTAACAACGAGCTGGAGATGCGTCACCTTTTCAATGCTAACAAGCACCGCGGCCTTCAAGATGTTGCCGGCGAACTGCACGGCAATGAGCGAGGCCCCAACTCCGAACGCACCCGACAAGTCTTTGCCATGCTTTGGATCAACTCTGTATGCACCAAGGGAAAGGGATCTGTGCCTCGAGGACGCGTATATGCCAACTACGCGTCTCGCTGTGCCACCGAGAGAATTACAGTCCTCAACCCAGCTAGTTTCGGAAAGCTTGTCCGTGTACTCTTCCCAGGTCTGAAGACGAGGCGACTTGGCGTGAGAGGAGAATCAAAGTACCACTACGTCAACTTCTGCTTGGTTGACGACCAGCCTGACCTCCGCGAACCCGAGCCTCACATTCCTCTGGCTATCTCCGAACCCCCCCGTTCTCAAAGCTTCAGCGCGGCACCCGTCAAGGCCCAGCCTGCCGCTGCCGTCTTGCCATCACCCGACGCTGCGAAACGGCCAGAGAGCCCAGCTCAAGCGACGCATCACACCTCGAGGTCACATAGCTTCTATAGCCATCCAAATGTGACCAGCGCGGATCATCTGAACTCATCGGCATCGAAGACCTCATTACAGTTCTCGTTCCCCTCGGAAGCGGATGAGCTGCTTCTTCAATCTAACGAACCTCTCGCGCTACCCCGGATGGAGCCTTTCCTCCCCAGTGGAACTGACCCAGATGCTGCCAAAAGCTTGTCTGCCCTGTATAGATCGCATTGCACTTCCCTTGTGGAGTGTGTTCGCTACTGCAAGGAGAAGACGTTCTTCCACCTTTATACGTCATTCCAGGGCACGTTGACGATGCCCGTTCAAAAGCTCCTCGGTCACCCGAGCCTCGCCCCTTGGATCGAGGAATGTGACTTTATTCTGTACCAACGCATGCTTAGAATTATCTCGGGGCTCACGCTCCAGGTCGTGCCCAAGCCAGTACTGGATACGTTACGCGGCATTTCCGAGCGCCTCGTACCTCACATTCGAGAGGCTTTCCAGGGACAGCCGCACCACGTCATCCGAGCCAAGGAGGCACCGGCAACTATCTTTGCAGCTCTTCTGGACCGAGCTCTGCGGGTCAACCTTACTGCTCACGCAGCAGCCAACATGCTGTCCAACCCGGCCAACCGCGATCAGATGTATCTCGACTGGATTACGATGGTGCGTGTGCGCAAGGTGGCGGAGTGTGTTCCCACACGTGGTATGGATGACCTCGTCAACTTGCTCGTCACCGAACTGCGGGATCTCCTTAGCCCCATGAACGTCCCTTGGGAGGTGGAGTGCTTGACGGTCTATGGCGACATTGCCTTGAGAAACGGTCGCCAGCCCGGCGCCGAGAGCGCAGGCGATCCTAACGGACAAAATGTTTTGGAGCGATGGGTTGGGTTCCTCAAGTCCCTTCCGATACGGTTCCCTTATGCGTCTCACACTGAGATTGTCTACGCCGTGCAAAGAGTGGGCACAGCTGTGATGCGGGATCTTACCATGGCTCAAGGCAAGAGTTTCGGCTCGTGGTGGGTGACGAAGTGCTGGATCGACGAGATGACTTGCTTCCTTGCCGAGCAGGGTGGTTTTCTTCAAATGAAGACGTCGGGCGCGTCAGCAGCCATGGCCAACCCTCAATCGGCAGCCCAAGAGTCGAACCGCCAAGGATCTCGGTTCAGCGCGGGTAGCGAGGATTTCAATTTCTCGAGTCTTCCTCAGGCACAACCAGACAAGGCGCCATTCCCACCATCAACAAGCCAGGGCCAGGTCGACTCTGCGGATATGTCGGCGGGAAACAACCCGGACGACAGCGGGATCGGCATCCGGACACCGGAGGAGGACTTCCCGATGGATAAATACACCTTCTCGCACTCGGAGGTCAATCAAGCGTTGCTTGCCAACGCTGAGTTGCAACAATGA
- a CDS encoding transcription elongation factor spt-4, producing MSADNFVAPGQQRYLRACMVCSIVMTYSRFRDEGCPNCEDFLHMAGSQDQIESCTSQVFEGLITLSNPKRSWVAKWQRLDNYVRGVYAIKVSGQLPDEIRNTLEEEYRIHYIPRDGTETEVDA from the exons ATGTCGGCTGATAACTTCGTCGCGCCCGGTCAGCAGCGCTACCTCCGCGCCTGCATGGTCTGCTCAATCGTCATGACCTACTCT CGCTTCCGCGACGAAGGCTGCCCCAACTGCGAAGACTTCCTCCACATGGCCGGCTCCCAGGACCAGATCGAGAGCTGCACGTCCCAGGTCTTCGAGGGCCTCATTACCCTCTCAAACCCGAAGCGCTCCTGGGTGGCAAAGTGGCAGCGCCTGGACAACTACGTGAGGGGCGTCTACGCGATCAAGGTCTCGGGCCAGCTGCCCGACGAGATTCGCAACACGCTCGAGGAGGAGTACAGGATACACTATATTCC GCGCGACGGAACGGAGACGGAGGTTGATGCTTGA
- a CDS encoding calcium influx-promoting protein ehs1: MQLSPLQSRLAASLIASLLLIVLYYLLSTPTFALAAELSGATQPILDDVQLDDSLEQRSSLEPTYEPEFTAFDRSIIGRAPAGVTGLTNNVKVNRNVPGNSTQSFVFEAITIFANFFDGTDEAFMVGPREGSNESISPELVSIEGVKPEDEERGLRRRQAQGRTVYISATTCIQPQRAANNTKEDAPQITMYISTSQDNQTPGPGQNSTLQKEVAFVEGAATFSVNATGDVFIGIGAPSKDTDKFTGDWNFDVAASTDDFFHSFDGNPSELLWVDSDSSAALLTTQNLTTSQNETLIQEIMGSGLPFIMFVENREQPTTKGVRRSMCGLENYAQIAAKKGGKFGNLASTLMTTRGAGNLPKQQFFFNGLNASALYSGILVRTSNSSSSRKRQDGAQSGGGGKVFEATPFETKDGENCKIVTDLQFCNETEYAVPANSNKMNITQLAQFYDNYARDMYANFQKQLAQVACEAPAVQQYSLARNCSDCETAYKKWLCSVTIPRCEDFTSPTNFSLVRNVNQTFPNGTLLPVAQQELYPNRVNQHSRNPLIDEMVEPGPYREILPCAYLCYDLVQSCPASLGFNCPTPDDDIFNSSYAEQGDGLTCNYPGAVHNPSESSLLSVSWGLLSALILGTLSAAIL; this comes from the exons ATGCAGCTTAGCCCTCTGCAATCGCGACTGGCGGCCTCGCTGATTGCGTCGCTGCTGCTCATCGTTCTCTATTATCTTCTGTCTACGCCCACCTTTGCCCTCGCTGCGGAACTGAGCGGCGCTACACAGCCAATCCTTGACGACGTCCAACTCGACGACAGTCTCGAGCAAAGAAGCAGTCTCGAGCCAACGTACGAGCCCGAATTCACTGCCTTCGACCGCAGTATCATTGGAAGAGCACCTGCCGGTGTTACGGGTCTAACGAACAATGTCAAAGTCAACCGCAATGTCCCGGGGAACTCGACCCAGAGTTTTGTCTTTGAAGCTATCACCATCTTCGCCAACTTCTTCGATGGGACAGATGAGGCGTTCATGGTAGGACCTCGCGAAGGCAGCAATGAATCCATCTCACCGGAGCTAGTCAGCATCGAAGGCGTCAAGCCAGAGGATGAAGAGCGTGGCCTACGCCGCAGGCAAGCTCAGGGAAGGACCGTGTACATCTCAGCGACCACGTGTATACAGCCACAGCGTGCGGCGAACAACACAAAGGAGGATGCGCCACAAATCACGATGTATATCTCGACGTCTCAGGACAATCAGACACCTGGACCAGGGCAGAACTCTACTCTACAGAAGGAGGTCGCCTTTGTAGAAGGCGCGGCAACCTTTAGCGTCAATGCGACAGGTGACGTCTTCATTGGAATAGGCGCACCCTCAAAGGATACCGACAAATTCACGGGAGACTGGAACTTTGATGTCGCGGCGTCGACGGACGATTTCTTCCACAGTTTTGACGGAAATCCTTCTGAGCTTCTCTGGGTCGACAGTGACTCTAGCGCTGCACTCCTGACGACGCAGAACTTAACGACCTCCCAAAATGAGACTTTGATTCAGGAGATCATGGGGTCCGGGCTCCCGTTCATTATGTTCGTCGAGAACCGAGAGCAGCCCACAACTAAAGGTGTTAGACGTTCAATGTGTGGATTGGAGAACTACGCTCAAATCGCTGCGAAAAAGGGTGGCAAATTTGGCAACCTCGCCAGCACTCTTATGACGACGAGAGGCGCCGGGAACCTGCCCAAGCAGCAATTTTTCTTCAACGGGCTCAACGCGAGTGCTCTTTACTCGGGCATCTTAGTTCGCACAAGCAATTCATCCTCGTCGAGAAAACGTCAAGACGGCGCTCAgagtggcggcggcggaaagGTTTTCGAAGCGACGCCCTTCGAGACCAAAGATG GGGAGAATTGTAAAATCGTCACCGACCTGCAATTTTGCAATGAGACGGAATACGCTGTGCCCGCGAACTCCAACAAGATGAATATCACTCAGCTTGCGCAGTTCTACGACAACTATGCTCGGGATATGTATGCCAACTTCCAGAAACAGCTTGCCCAGGTAGCCTGCGAAGCGCCAGCAGTACAGCAGTACTCCCTCGCGCGAAACTGCTCCGATTGTGAGACGGCATACAAGAAGTGGCTCTGCTCGGTGACGATTCCGAGATGCGAGGATTTCACGAGTCCTACCAACTTCTCCTTAGTCAGGAACGTGAACCAGACATTCCCGAACGGAACTCTTCTACCAGTCGCCCAGCAAGAGTTGTATCCCAACAGAGTCAATCAGCATTCGAGAAACCCCCTCATCGACGAGATGGTTGAGCCAGGCCCGTACAGGGAGATTCTCCCTTGCGCCTACCTTTGCTATGACTTGGTACAAAGTTGCCCGGCGTCGCTTGGTTTCAACTGTCCTACGCCAGATGATGACATATTCAACTCGAGCTACGCAGAACAGGGCGATGGTCTGACCTGCAACTACCCAGGCGCCGTGCACAATCCATCTGAGTCCTCATTGCTATCAGTTTCATGGGGTCTACTATCGGCTCTCATTCTTGGTACACTCAGTGCAGCCATACTCTAG
- a CDS encoding aspartate kinase yields the protein MTQTKKLSRIEAAAGHTAQFRALGRTGLCRSQVKPGDLSAETIQIGLYVKTDSKLTNCEKIRARLRCSGNAKIWTLQLAQASPISSLHHIPLSSHPHRLGLIHRNINHLEHSNSTAFEPWTLSSHSVNSLHLSYHFLFLLNALLQTIGNTSSNGWVVQKFGGTSVGKFPDKIATDIVRASLSHNKVVVVCSARSTGKKIEGTTSRLLGVFNKLKGIAAPTTPEETQNELMNEAKGLIDDICKDHVSAVKTFLRNPELQASLEQEIRDECQELVEYIVAARRFNLEVNSRSKDRCISFGEKLSCRFMAALLKDLGVAAEYVDLSDAFHHDATARLSQGFYQEAAAVLRKKITACEDRVPVVTGFFGNVPGSLIDGDIGRGYTDLCAALCSVGLKADELQVWKEVDGIFTADPTKVPTARLLHSITPSEAAELTFYGSEVIHHLTMDQVIHASPPIPIRIKNVKNPRGVGTIVVPDPILTAGHQIQRSAPADPSLVQKPKRPTAVTIKDKISVINVHSNKRSISHGFFAKVFSILDSNQISVDLISTSEVHVSMAIHAGNSEGGSFDKARLELEECGDVSVLHDMAILSLVGAEMKNMIGIAGRMFSTLGEHNVNLEMISQGASEINISCVIDARDATQKKKERRVWVSFGIKILGVGRVDRGSGPEAIDHIDTPSTNEPAIKNHPNSRRTRLCPATSFMSWAQTLVNSDKISSTRRIHNRPWKGSFKVALRRSSPVNITASNLESHTRHLSEPCPRHIDPTIVPRKQPPLPYQQPSTKERPEKRTPKMPKAEVGSTKHLSNKLKSKGLQRLRWYCQVCEKQCRDENGFKMHTQSESHVRQMLVVGEDPKKFLNEYSNQFLRDFTQLLRTGHGEKQVQINHFYQEYIANKEHVHMNATKWPSLTEFAKHLGREGICRVEENEKGIHIAWIDNSPEALKRQEALRRKEAQDRGNEEVEQMMIREQIKRAQKAAEARGEKPDDEEGRERGLQRTEGEKVSLSFGAKPAAAKKEPSPTGAQSKSADPEVSTTATNTVASEKTEDKPVEKPSLGGGLSLKMTAKPQTKNVFAQAKKNALVGGAKKSAFEQPKKMSEAERIMKEDMERQKGKRSRDGSGSGFGGFAFKKQKTDQR from the exons ATGACTCAGACAAAGAAATTGTCACGGATAGAGGCTGCCGCGGGACACACTGCCCAATTCAGAGCCCTCGGTCGTACAGGTCTTTGCAGAAGCCAGGTCAAGCCAGGGGATTTATCGGCAGAGACCATACAGATAG GCTTGTACGTCAAGACAGATAGTAAACTGACCAAT TGTGAGAAGATTCGGGCCCGCCTCCGATGTTCCGGAAACGCAAAAATTTGGACGCTGCAACTTGCACAAGCGTCGCCGATTTCGTCGCTCCACCACATCCCACTTTCGTCCCATCCCCATCGCCTTGGTTTAATCCACCGCAACATAAACCACCTTGAACATAGCAATTCCACCGCATTCGAGCCGTGGACTCTCTCTTCCCACTCTGTAAACTCCCTGCACCTGTCATACcactttctctttttgctGAACGCCTTGCT TCAAACGATAGGGAACACCTCCAGCAATGGCTGGGTGGTGCAGAAGTTCGGCGGAACCAGTGTTGGAAAGTTTCCAGACAAG ATCGCCACGGATATTGTCCG AGCAAGCCTTTCCCACAACaaggtcgtcgtcgtctgctCGGCAAGAAGCACGGGCAAGAAGATTGAGGGCACCACCAGCCG ACTGCTTGGCGTGTTTAACAAGCTCAAGGGCATTGCGGCGCCCACGACGCCCGAAGAGACACAGAATGAGCTCATGAACGAGGCCAAGGGTCTTATTGATGACATTTGCAAGGACCACGTATCGGCAGTTAAGACTTTCCTGCGCAACCCAGAATTACAGGCCTCCTTGGAACAGGAGATCCGCGACGAGTGCCAAGAGCTGGTCGAGTACATCGTCGCAGCCAGGAGATTTAATCTCGAGGTCAACTCAAGATCAAAGGATCGATGCATCAGCTTTGGTGAAAAACTCAGCTGCCGGTTCATGGCCGCATTGCTGAAGGACTTG GGCGTCGCCGCGGAATATGTGGATCTCAGTGACGCGTTCCACCATGATGCCACGGCTCGTCTGAGCCAGGGCTTCTACCAGGAGGCCGCAGCGGTACTGAGGAAAAAGATCACGGCTTGCGAGGACCGAGTCCCCGTGGTCACTGGCTTCTTTGGCAACGTTCCCGGAAGCCTGATCGATGGTGACATTGGACGAGGCTACACGGATCTCTGCGCGGCGCTGTGCTCAGTCGGTCTGAAGGCGGATGAGCTCCAGGTGTGGAAGGAGGTTGATGGAATCTTCACAGCAGACCCGACCAAGGTTCCTACGGCCCGCCTGTTGCACTCCATCACACCATCTGAGGCAGCCGAGTTGACGTTCTACGGTTCCGAGGTCATCCATCACTTGACCATGGATCAGGTTATTCACGCCTCGCCCCCTATTCCCATCCGCATCAAGAACGTCAAGAACCCAAGGGGAGTCGGCACCATCGTCGTGCCCGACCCCATCCTCACGGCCGGCCACCAGATCCAACGGTCAGCACCCGCAGACCCGTCCCTGGTCCAAAAGCCAAAGAGACCCACGGCTGTTACGATCAAGGACAAGATCTCCGTCATCAACGTGCACTCCAACAAGCGGTCCATCTCCCACGGCTTCTTCGCAAAGGTCTTCTCTATCCTCGACAGCAACCAGATCTCTGTCGATCTCATCTCCACGAGTGAAGTTCACGTGTCCATGGCCATCCACGCCGGAAATTCAGAGGGTGGCAGCTTCGACAAGGCGCGGCTTGAGCTGGAGGAATGTGGCGACGTCAGCGTGCTCCATGACATGGCCATCCTGAGTCTGGTTGGTGCGGAGATGAAGAATATGATTGGTATCGCCGGTCGCATGTTCTCCACGCTAGGCGAGCACAACGTCAACTTGGAGATGATCTCACAGG GTGCCAGCGAGATCAATATTTCCTGCGTCATTGACGCCCGCGACGCTACTC AAAAGAAGAAAGAACGAAGAGTCTGG GTCAGCTTTGGCATCAAAATTCTAGGCGTTGGTAGAGTAGATCGCGGATCAGGTCCAGAGGCAATCGATCATATCGACACACCATCAACTAATGAA CCGGCAATCAAGAACCACCCCA ATAGCCGTCGCACACGGCTCTGCCCCGCCACTTCTTTCATGAGCTGGGCGCAGACCCTTGTCAATTCCGATAAGATAAGCAGCACCAGAAGGATCCACAACCGACCCTGGAAGGGCTCGTTCAAGGTTGCTTTGCGACGATCTTCTCCTGTCAACATAACTGCATCCAACCTCGAATCCCACACGCGCCACTTATCGGAACCCTGCCCACGACATATAGATCCTACCATCGTACCTCGAAAACAACCCCCTCTTCCATATCAGCAACCGTCCACCAAAGAACGCCCCGAAAAAAGAACGCCCAAGATGCCGAAAGCAGAAGTCGGCTCGACAAAGCACCTGAGCAACAAGCTCAAGAGCAAAGGCCTCCAGCGGCTGCGCTGGTATTGCCAGGTCTGCGAGAAGCAGTGCCGCGACGAGAACGGCTTCAAGATGCACACGCAGTCCGAGTCGCACGTGCGGCAGATGCTCGTCGTGGGCGAGGACCCGAAAAAGTTCCTCAACGAGTACAGCAACCAGTTCCTCCGCGACTTCACGCAGCTGCTGCGCACGGGGCACGGCGAGAAGCAGGTGCAGATCAATCACTTTTACCAGGAGTACATTGCCAACAAGGAGCACGTGCACATGAACGCGACAAAGTGGCCCAGCTTGACCGAATTTGCGAAGCATCTGGGGCGGGAAGGCATCTGCCGCGTCGAGGAGAACGAGAAGGGTATTCACATTGCGTGGATCGATAACTCGCCAGAGGCGCTCAAGAGGCAAGAGGCGTTAAGGAGGAAAGAGGCCCAGGATCGGGGCAATGAGGAGGTGGAGCAGATGATGATTCGTGAGCAGATCAAGAGGGCGCAGAAGGCAGCCGAGGCGAGGGGCGAGAAGCCCGATGACGAAGAAGGGCGGGAGAGGGGTTTGCAGAGGACGGAAGGAGAGAAGGTGTCGTTGTCGTTCGGCGCCAAGCCTGCGGCGGCGAAGAAGGAGCCCAGCCCAACGGGAGCGCAGTCCAAGTCCGCCGATCCTGAGGTCTCGACTACAGCGACGAATACAGTGGCGTCTGAGAAGACAGAGGACAAGCCTGTCGAGAAGCCGTCTCTCGGAGGCGGTCTATCGCTCAAGATGACGGCGAAACCTCAGACCAAGAATGTGTTTGCGCAGGCGAAGAAGAACGCGCTGGTGGGCGGCGCGAAGAAGTCTGCCTTTGAGCAACCGAAGAAGATGAGTGAGGCGGAAAGGATCATGAAAGAGGACATGGAGAGGCAGAAGGGGAAACGATCACGAGACGGATCTGGGTCTGGTTTTGGCGGGTTTGCGTTCAAGAAGCAAAAGACGGATCAGCGGTGA
- a CDS encoding HVA22 family TB2/DP1 protein: MSAQDRVQNYIGQLDRELSKYPALNNIEKSTNVPKAYAVIGIASLYFFLIIFNLGGQLLTNFAGFVIPGYYSLNALFTASKQDDTQWLTYWVVFAFFTVAESLVNVVYWFPFYFTFKFVFLLWLALPTFRGAEIIFNSFLSPMLAKHFAGASTASGLRAQAGKAE; this comes from the exons ATGTCTGCCCAGGATCGCGTCCAGAACTACATCGGCCAGCTCGACCGTGAG CTGTCCAAGTACCCCGCCTTGAACAACATCGAGAAGTCGACCAACGTTCCCAAGGCCTACGCCGTCATCGGCATTGCTTCCCTCTACTTCTTCCTTATCATCTTCAACTTGGGTGGTCAACTCTTGACCAACTTCGCCGGCTTCGTCATTCCCGGCTACTACTCCCTCAACGCCCTGTTCACCGCCAGCAAGCAGGACGACACCCAGTGGTTGACA TACTGGGTTGTCTTTGCCTTCTTCAC CGTTGCTGAGAGCCTGGTGAACGTTGTTTACTGGTTCCCCTTCTACTTCACCTTCAAGTTTGTTTTCCTGCTGTGGCTCGCTCTGCCCACCTTCCG TGGTGCTGAGATTATCTTCAACTCCTTCCTCTCCCCCATGCTCGCCAAGCACTTCGCCGGTGCCTCCACCGCTTCCGGCCTCCGTGCTCAGGCTGGCAAGGCCGAGTAA